One window of Hymenobacter sp. BRD128 genomic DNA carries:
- a CDS encoding phosphatase PAP2 family protein, whose translation MRSFFSSARTFVLGLLLSSTTPLLAQVPLNPAATPAPADTTHKYENPAGVPAGPRKPFFQSKLFKAVAIPAVLIGYGAYTFNGHGFYTNQDAQRDIHRVFPSSQTRVADILIFVPYLELGAVALAGVESRNDRINTLLIIAKSEAIMLGSTFLVKSLSHEERPDGSDNLSFPSGHTAQAFLAASIVHTEFRDKSQWYGIGAYALATSVGVLRMVVDKHWQSDVVAGAGFGILSAHLGYLTHRNRWGRKSIGRDIGVMPTYYGNAPGLCLTWRPSK comes from the coding sequence ATGCGTTCTTTTTTCTCCTCGGCCCGCACCTTCGTGCTCGGCCTGCTGCTGAGCAGCACGACGCCCCTGCTGGCCCAGGTACCCCTCAACCCCGCCGCTACGCCCGCCCCCGCCGATACCACGCACAAGTACGAAAACCCCGCCGGGGTGCCGGCCGGCCCCAGGAAACCGTTTTTCCAGAGCAAGCTCTTCAAGGCGGTGGCCATTCCGGCGGTGCTTATCGGCTACGGGGCTTATACGTTTAACGGCCACGGGTTTTACACCAATCAGGATGCGCAGCGCGACATCCACCGCGTATTTCCATCGTCGCAAACGCGGGTGGCCGACATTCTCATTTTCGTGCCTTACCTGGAGCTCGGGGCCGTGGCACTGGCCGGCGTTGAGAGCCGCAACGACCGCATCAACACGCTGCTCATCATTGCCAAGAGCGAGGCCATTATGCTGGGGAGCACTTTTCTGGTAAAATCGCTGAGCCATGAGGAGCGGCCCGATGGCTCGGATAATCTCTCGTTTCCGTCGGGCCACACGGCGCAGGCTTTTCTGGCGGCTAGCATCGTGCACACCGAGTTCAGAGACAAAAGCCAGTGGTATGGTATCGGGGCCTACGCGCTGGCTACCAGCGTGGGGGTGCTGCGCATGGTAGTCGATAAGCACTGGCAGAGCGACGTGGTAGCCGGCGCGGGTTTCGGCATTTTATCGGCTCACCTGGGCTACCTCACCCACCGCAACCGCTGGGGTCGCAAGTCCATCGGCCGCGATATTGGCGTCATGCCTACCTACTACGGTAATGCGCCCGGCCTGTGCCTCACGTGGCGGCCCAGCAAGTAG
- a CDS encoding glycoside hydrolase family 28 protein, with translation MLTFSSLLPGVLLALAAWQAIPGQAQNGRPAPTQPAPPTLPAVRQVRLKADTFNIQKYGAVADGQTLNTQAFRQAIMACTQAGGGTVLVPAGLWLTGPIVLQNNVNLHLATGALVQFTTDHLQYPLIKTTWEGEEAIRSQAPISGVGLTNIAITGNGTFDGAGDSWRPVKKSKLNEGEWKKLLASGGVLNEKKDSWYPSASSLKGNMLAAAGTPRKSLNPADFDDIRDFLRPNMLSLTDCKQILLEGFTIQNSPAWTIHPLLCQDITVRRVTARNPWYGQNTDAIDVESCRNGVLDDCVFSVGDDGLCIKSGRDEEGRRRGVPTENFLIQNCKVYSAHGGFVIGSEMSGGVRNLVVRNCTFQGTDVGLRFKTARGRGGMVENIWVDGITMTDIAGQAILFDMYYAAKDPVPQAGESTVPPVIAAQPLNEGTPQFQHFYIRNVTCKGAETGILVRGLPEMAIKDISLENIVIEANKGMLCQEAENIRLKNVTLLTRETKPVLEVQNSKNISLDDIKYASGADLLLRVSGDRSQDIRLTNTNTKLTKKGLELGDKVGKKVVQVAAK, from the coding sequence ATGCTGACTTTTTCTTCGTTGCTGCCCGGCGTGCTGCTAGCCCTGGCCGCCTGGCAGGCTATCCCTGGCCAGGCTCAGAATGGCCGCCCCGCTCCTACTCAGCCGGCGCCGCCCACCCTGCCCGCCGTGCGCCAGGTGCGCCTCAAAGCCGATACCTTCAATATTCAGAAATACGGGGCCGTGGCCGATGGCCAAACACTCAATACCCAGGCCTTCCGGCAGGCCATTATGGCCTGCACGCAGGCGGGCGGCGGCACGGTGTTGGTGCCGGCCGGCCTGTGGCTCACGGGGCCCATCGTGCTGCAAAACAACGTGAACCTGCACCTGGCCACCGGCGCGCTGGTGCAGTTCACCACCGACCACCTGCAATATCCGCTCATCAAAACTACCTGGGAGGGCGAGGAAGCTATTCGGAGTCAGGCCCCGATTTCGGGCGTGGGGCTGACCAATATTGCCATCACCGGCAACGGCACCTTCGATGGGGCCGGCGACAGCTGGCGGCCCGTCAAGAAAAGCAAACTCAACGAGGGCGAGTGGAAAAAGCTGCTGGCCTCGGGTGGCGTGCTCAATGAAAAAAAGGACTCGTGGTATCCGTCGGCCAGCTCCCTCAAGGGCAATATGCTGGCCGCCGCCGGCACGCCGCGCAAGAGCCTGAACCCGGCCGACTTCGACGATATCCGCGATTTTCTGCGGCCCAATATGCTGAGCCTGACTGACTGCAAGCAGATTTTGCTCGAAGGTTTCACCATCCAGAATTCGCCTGCCTGGACGATTCACCCGCTCTTGTGCCAGGATATCACGGTGCGCCGCGTCACGGCCCGCAACCCCTGGTACGGACAGAACACCGATGCCATCGACGTGGAGTCGTGCCGCAACGGCGTGCTCGACGACTGCGTGTTTAGCGTGGGCGACGACGGGCTGTGCATCAAGAGCGGCCGCGATGAGGAAGGCCGCCGCCGCGGCGTGCCCACCGAGAATTTTCTCATCCAGAACTGCAAAGTGTACAGCGCCCACGGCGGCTTCGTGATTGGCTCGGAGATGTCGGGCGGCGTGCGCAACCTGGTGGTGCGCAACTGCACCTTTCAGGGCACCGACGTGGGGTTGCGCTTCAAAACGGCCCGCGGCCGCGGCGGCATGGTCGAAAACATCTGGGTCGATGGCATTACCATGACCGACATTGCCGGGCAGGCCATCCTGTTCGATATGTATTATGCCGCCAAAGACCCCGTGCCGCAGGCCGGCGAATCGACGGTGCCCCCCGTCATCGCGGCCCAGCCACTGAACGAGGGCACGCCGCAGTTCCAGCATTTCTACATCAGGAATGTGACTTGCAAGGGCGCCGAGACGGGTATTCTGGTGCGCGGCCTGCCCGAAATGGCCATTAAGGATATCAGCCTCGAAAACATTGTGATTGAAGCGAATAAAGGCATGCTGTGCCAGGAAGCCGAGAATATTCGCCTCAAGAACGTGACCCTGCTCACCCGCGAAACCAAGCCGGTGCTGGAAGTGCAGAACAGCAAGAATATCAGCCTCGACGACATTAAATACGCCAGCGGTGCCGACCTGCTGCTGCGCGTGAGCGGCGACCGCAGCCAGGATATTCGCCTCACCAACACCAATACCAAGCTCACCAAAAAAGGCCTGGAGCTAGGCGATAAGGTGGGTAAAAAGGTGGTGCAGGTAGCCGCAAAGTAA
- a CDS encoding glycoside hydrolase family 88 protein, producing the protein MTSPTRHFFAVALALPLLAPAQHASAAMSQRMADAFIAQHPDSIVIGNRKTARWDYEQGLMLKALERVWERTGDGRYFTYIQKDLDQFVQKDGSIRTYQAEDYTLDNLATGPALLLLSQVSLPGNEKYRLAAATLRQQLASQPRTKEGGFWHKKVYPNQMWLDGLYMAEPFYAQYSVLTGDQAGLDDVAKQFALIEKHLVDPKTGLLRHGYDESREQKWADKTTGLSPQAWDRAVGWYAMALVDVLDYLPAGNGHRAELIQDLQRLAPVLTKYQDPKTGTWSLVLGQENQKGNYAEASGSSMFVYALAKGVRLGYLDKKYAAVARKGYEGILKTFVATENGALALNGTVSVGGLGGTPYRDGSYQYYLSEPLRKNDLKGVGPFILASTEMEIAQEDALGQGKTVGLDYYFNHELRKNAFTGQPEQWHYTWEERTHGGFWLWGNQLRELGARTVPVPTAPTAASLKGLHVYIIVDPDTKKETPQPNYVSAADGQAVADWVRAGGTLVLLANDTANCEIKHFNTLAKNFGIQFTDQSVNMVQGSQFEQGRVDLASGTAVFKQAKTAYIKELSVLALTAPAQPLVTNNGKVLMATATLGKGRVFALGDPWLYNEYTDGRKIPATFENFQAGKDLGRWLLK; encoded by the coding sequence ATGACTTCTCCCACCCGTCATTTTTTCGCGGTCGCGCTGGCCCTGCCGCTGCTGGCCCCGGCCCAGCATGCGTCGGCCGCTATGTCGCAGCGCATGGCCGATGCGTTCATCGCCCAGCACCCCGACTCCATCGTTATCGGCAACCGCAAAACGGCCCGCTGGGACTACGAGCAGGGCCTGATGCTGAAGGCCCTGGAGCGCGTGTGGGAGCGCACCGGCGACGGCCGCTACTTCACCTACATTCAGAAAGACCTCGACCAGTTTGTGCAGAAGGATGGCAGCATCCGCACCTACCAGGCGGAGGATTATACCCTTGATAACCTAGCTACTGGCCCAGCCCTGCTACTGCTCAGCCAGGTGTCGCTGCCCGGCAACGAGAAGTACCGGCTAGCCGCCGCCACCCTGCGCCAGCAGCTGGCTAGCCAGCCGCGCACCAAGGAAGGCGGCTTCTGGCACAAGAAGGTGTACCCCAACCAGATGTGGCTCGATGGCCTCTACATGGCCGAGCCCTTCTACGCCCAGTACAGCGTGCTGACCGGCGACCAGGCCGGCCTCGATGACGTAGCCAAGCAGTTTGCGCTCATCGAAAAGCACCTCGTGGACCCCAAAACCGGCTTGCTGCGCCACGGCTACGATGAAAGCCGCGAGCAAAAATGGGCCGACAAAACCACCGGCCTCTCGCCCCAGGCCTGGGACCGCGCCGTGGGCTGGTACGCGATGGCCCTCGTGGATGTGCTTGATTATCTGCCCGCTGGCAATGGTCACCGCGCCGAACTTATCCAGGATTTGCAGCGGCTAGCCCCGGTTTTAACTAAGTACCAAGACCCCAAAACCGGCACCTGGAGCCTTGTGCTGGGCCAGGAAAACCAGAAAGGCAACTATGCCGAGGCTTCGGGCAGCAGCATGTTTGTGTACGCGCTGGCCAAGGGCGTGCGGCTAGGCTACCTCGACAAGAAATACGCCGCCGTGGCCCGCAAGGGCTACGAGGGTATTCTTAAAACCTTCGTGGCGACCGAAAACGGCGCGCTGGCCCTCAATGGCACCGTGAGCGTGGGCGGCCTGGGCGGCACCCCCTACCGCGACGGCTCTTACCAGTATTACCTCAGTGAGCCGCTGCGTAAGAATGACTTGAAGGGCGTGGGGCCGTTCATCCTGGCGAGCACGGAGATGGAAATAGCCCAGGAAGACGCGTTGGGCCAGGGCAAAACCGTGGGCCTCGACTACTATTTCAACCACGAGCTGCGCAAAAACGCCTTCACCGGCCAGCCCGAGCAGTGGCACTACACCTGGGAGGAACGCACGCACGGCGGCTTTTGGCTGTGGGGCAACCAGCTGCGCGAGCTGGGCGCCCGCACCGTGCCGGTGCCCACGGCACCCACCGCCGCTAGCCTCAAGGGGCTGCACGTGTACATCATCGTAGACCCCGACACGAAGAAGGAAACGCCGCAGCCCAACTACGTTTCGGCCGCCGATGGCCAGGCCGTGGCCGACTGGGTGCGGGCCGGCGGCACGCTGGTTTTGCTGGCTAACGACACGGCTAATTGTGAAATCAAGCATTTCAACACCCTGGCCAAGAATTTCGGTATCCAGTTCACTGACCAGAGCGTGAACATGGTGCAGGGCAGCCAGTTTGAGCAGGGCCGGGTGGACCTGGCGAGCGGCACAGCGGTATTCAAGCAAGCCAAAACGGCCTATATTAAGGAACTGTCGGTGCTAGCCCTAACGGCGCCGGCCCAGCCGCTGGTGACAAATAATGGCAAGGTGCTAATGGCCACGGCGACGCTGGGCAAGGGCCGCGTCTTTGCCCTCGGCGACCCGTGGCTGTATAATGAGTACACCGACGGGCGCAAGATTCCGGCCACCTTCGAAAACTTCCAGGCGGGCAAGGACCTCGGGCGCTGGCTGCTGAAGTAA
- a CDS encoding fumarylacetoacetate hydrolase family protein produces the protein MLLIRHGQPGHEKPGLVLDGYRYDLTPFGEDFDEKFFASDGLARLAAFVDVQRELLLPIPPTERLGPPVARPSKIVCAGLNYTDHAQEMNLPLPTEPVLFLKAPSSLSGPNDDIILPRGSVKTDWEAELAVVIRKRASYVAEAEAAQYIAGYVLLNDVSERAYQLERGGTWDKGKGCDTFAPLGPWLATPDELLNPSRLKIWLSINGEKVQDGNTANLIFRVPYLISYISQFMTLLPGDIVSTGTPAGVGSGLKPPRYLAPGDVVELGIEGLGSSRQTVRAHTPTPS, from the coding sequence ATGCTCCTCATCCGCCACGGCCAGCCCGGCCACGAAAAACCCGGCCTCGTCCTCGACGGCTATCGCTACGACCTCACCCCATTTGGCGAAGACTTCGACGAGAAATTCTTTGCCTCCGATGGGCTAGCCCGCCTGGCGGCTTTCGTGGATGTGCAGCGCGAATTGCTACTGCCCATTCCGCCTACCGAGCGGCTAGGGCCGCCGGTGGCGCGGCCCTCCAAAATCGTGTGTGCCGGCCTCAACTACACCGACCACGCCCAGGAAATGAACCTGCCGCTGCCCACCGAGCCGGTTCTTTTCCTGAAAGCACCTTCCTCGCTGAGCGGGCCGAATGATGACATTATCCTCCCCCGCGGCTCGGTAAAAACCGACTGGGAAGCGGAGCTAGCCGTGGTTATCCGCAAGCGGGCCAGCTACGTGGCCGAGGCCGAGGCCGCTCAGTACATTGCCGGCTACGTGCTGCTCAACGACGTGAGCGAGCGCGCCTACCAGCTGGAGCGCGGCGGCACCTGGGATAAAGGCAAGGGCTGCGACACCTTCGCGCCGCTCGGCCCCTGGCTAGCCACCCCCGACGAGCTGCTCAACCCTAGCCGCCTCAAAATCTGGCTCTCGATAAACGGCGAAAAAGTGCAGGACGGCAACACCGCCAACCTCATTTTCCGGGTGCCCTACCTTATCAGCTACATCAGCCAGTTTATGACCCTGCTGCCCGGCGACATCGTCTCGACCGGCACACCGGCCGGCGTAGGCAGCGGCCTCAAGCCGCCGCGCTACCTCGCGCCCGGCGACGTGGTGGAGCTGGGTATCGAGGGCCTGGGCAGCTCGCGCCAAACCGTGCGCGCGCACACGCCTACTCCAAGCTAA
- a CDS encoding pectinesterase family protein has translation MRLPLFLGLLLAASTAWGQARRVVVAADGSGDFRTVQAAFDAVPAGNADWFTIVIKPGTYKEKLTLAKEKTHVRLVGEDATRTILTFDDYNQRIDPATSKNFGTTGSASVHLYANDFAAENITFENSAGPVGQAVAAWVAGDRSSFRHCRFLGFQDTLYTFGFGSRQLYDDCYIEGTVDFIFGSSTAWFENCHVVGKTGGFFTAASTPDTTRYGYVFHRCRLDGAAPASTFYLGRPWRPYAKTVFLECQLGALVRPEGWDEWGKESNKQTAYYAEYQSSGPGANPSARAPWSHQLTKVEARTYTQAAVLRGWQPPK, from the coding sequence ATGAGACTCCCGCTTTTCCTTGGCCTGCTGCTGGCCGCTTCCACTGCCTGGGGCCAGGCCCGCCGCGTGGTGGTGGCGGCCGATGGCAGCGGCGACTTCCGCACCGTGCAGGCCGCCTTCGATGCCGTGCCCGCCGGCAATGCCGACTGGTTTACCATCGTCATCAAGCCCGGCACTTACAAGGAAAAGCTGACCCTGGCCAAGGAGAAAACCCACGTGCGGCTGGTGGGCGAGGATGCCACTCGCACCATCCTCACCTTCGACGATTATAACCAGCGCATCGACCCCGCCACCAGCAAGAACTTCGGCACCACCGGCTCGGCCAGCGTGCACCTGTATGCCAACGATTTTGCGGCCGAGAATATCACCTTCGAAAACTCGGCCGGGCCGGTGGGGCAAGCCGTGGCCGCCTGGGTAGCTGGCGACCGCAGCAGCTTTCGGCACTGCCGCTTCCTGGGGTTTCAGGATACGCTCTATACCTTCGGTTTCGGCAGCCGGCAGCTCTACGACGACTGCTACATCGAGGGCACCGTCGATTTTATCTTCGGCAGCAGCACGGCCTGGTTTGAAAACTGCCACGTGGTGGGCAAAACCGGCGGTTTTTTCACCGCCGCCTCCACGCCCGACACCACGCGCTACGGCTACGTATTTCACCGCTGCCGCCTCGACGGCGCGGCCCCGGCCAGCACCTTTTACCTGGGCCGCCCCTGGCGCCCCTACGCCAAAACGGTGTTTCTGGAGTGCCAGCTAGGCGCCCTCGTGCGGCCCGAGGGCTGGGATGAATGGGGCAAGGAAAGCAACAAGCAAACTGCCTACTACGCCGAGTACCAGAGCAGCGGCCCCGGCGCCAACCCTAGCGCCCGCGCGCCCTGGTCGCACCAGCTCACCAAAGTCGAGGCCAGGACTTATACCCAAGCCGCCGTGCTGCGCGGCTGGCAGCCGCCGAAGTAA
- a CDS encoding pectinesterase family protein: protein MIVSKLLLLFSSGLLALPPALAQIPTPPPAASLSMPPARPAPPPQVLLMRVAQDGSGDYRTIQEAVNASRDLSQVTVTIQIKNGIYREKLVVPAHKTHVRLVGESALGTIITGSDHTGDAAGHNTYSSQTVLVQANDFTAENITFENAAGPVGQAVALHVDGDRATFRHCRMLGNQDTLFPAVENSRQYYQDCYIEGTTDFIFGTAVAVFDRCEIRSKRNSYIAAAATTERQAYGFVFRDCKLTADTAAHKVFLARPWRPHSRTVYLRCELGAHILPAGWDNWRDAANEKTAYYAEYQSTGPGASPATRAQWSHQLTAKEAKRYTLANIFGGESGWVPQE, encoded by the coding sequence ATGATTGTCAGTAAATTACTACTTCTGTTCAGCAGCGGCCTGCTGGCCCTACCCCCCGCCCTGGCCCAAATCCCTACCCCCCCACCCGCCGCTAGCCTCAGCATGCCGCCCGCGCGCCCGGCCCCACCGCCCCAGGTGCTGCTGATGCGCGTGGCCCAGGATGGCAGCGGCGATTACCGCACTATTCAGGAGGCGGTGAATGCCTCGCGCGACTTGTCGCAAGTCACGGTCACGATTCAGATTAAAAACGGCATCTACCGCGAAAAGCTGGTGGTGCCGGCCCACAAAACGCACGTGCGGCTGGTGGGCGAAAGCGCGCTGGGCACCATCATCACGGGCAGCGACCACACCGGCGACGCGGCCGGCCACAACACGTATTCGTCCCAAACGGTGCTGGTGCAGGCCAACGACTTTACGGCCGAGAATATCACCTTCGAAAATGCCGCTGGCCCCGTGGGCCAAGCCGTGGCCCTGCACGTGGATGGCGACCGCGCCACCTTCCGCCACTGCCGGATGCTGGGCAACCAGGACACGCTCTTTCCGGCCGTGGAAAATAGCCGCCAGTACTACCAGGACTGCTACATCGAGGGCACCACCGATTTCATCTTCGGCACCGCCGTAGCCGTGTTCGACCGCTGCGAAATCCGCAGCAAACGTAATTCCTACATCGCCGCCGCCGCCACCACCGAGCGCCAGGCCTACGGCTTCGTGTTCCGCGACTGCAAGCTCACCGCCGATACGGCCGCCCACAAAGTATTTCTGGCCCGGCCCTGGCGCCCGCACTCGCGCACCGTGTACCTGCGCTGCGAGCTGGGCGCCCACATCCTGCCCGCCGGCTGGGACAACTGGCGCGACGCCGCCAACGAAAAAACCGCCTACTACGCCGAGTACCAAAGCACTGGCCCCGGCGCTAGCCCCGCCACCCGCGCCCAGTGGAGCCACCAGCTCACGGCGAAGGAAGCTAAGCGCTACACCCTAGCCAATATCTTCGGCGGCGAAAGCGGCTGGGTGCCGCAGGAGTAG
- the kduD gene encoding 2-dehydro-3-deoxy-D-gluconate 5-dehydrogenase KduD, giving the protein MRAPSLFSLAGKRALVTGADRGIGQAMAVGLAEAGADIVGVSRSLPDGGETEQAVRALGRDFRAYRADLGEPTALQSFIQQVLADFEHIDILVNNAGIIRRAPAAEHSDADWDAVLSVNLDAPFRLARAVGGRMLQQGSGKIIFTASLLTFQGGINVPGYAASKGAIGSLVKALANEWAGRGVHVNAIAPGYIATDNTHALRQDADRSASILSRIPAGRWGEPADFKGPAVFLASPASDYVHGTILTVDGGWMGR; this is encoded by the coding sequence ATGCGTGCGCCCTCCCTTTTCAGCCTGGCCGGCAAGCGCGCCCTCGTCACGGGGGCCGACCGCGGCATTGGCCAGGCCATGGCCGTGGGGCTAGCCGAGGCGGGAGCCGACATCGTCGGCGTGTCGCGCAGCCTGCCCGATGGCGGCGAAACCGAGCAGGCCGTGCGGGCGCTGGGCCGCGACTTCCGCGCCTACCGCGCCGACCTCGGCGAGCCCACTGCGCTGCAAAGCTTTATCCAGCAAGTGCTGGCCGACTTTGAGCACATCGATATTCTGGTGAATAACGCCGGCATCATACGCCGCGCGCCGGCCGCCGAGCATTCTGATGCAGATTGGGATGCCGTGCTGAGCGTGAACCTCGACGCGCCCTTCCGGCTAGCCCGCGCCGTGGGCGGCCGGATGCTCCAGCAAGGCTCAGGCAAAATCATTTTCACGGCCTCGCTGCTCACCTTCCAGGGTGGCATCAATGTGCCGGGCTACGCCGCCAGCAAGGGCGCCATTGGCTCGCTGGTGAAGGCCCTGGCCAACGAGTGGGCCGGCCGCGGGGTGCACGTGAACGCCATTGCGCCCGGCTACATCGCCACCGACAACACCCACGCCCTGCGCCAGGACGCCGACCGCTCGGCCAGCATCCTTTCGCGCATCCCGGCCGGCCGCTGGGGCGAGCCCGCCGACTTCAAAGGACCCGCCGTGTTCCTAGCCTCCCCCGCCAGCGACTACGTGCACGGCACCATCCTCACTGTGGACGGCGGCTGGATGGGCCGCTAG